The DNA sequence GACACTTTCAGGTTTACTAAAAGAGGCATTATTCCTCTCATTGCATGAGTTTTCATTTTTAGGCATATCCAATAGGATCAAAATCTATGGATTGAACCGTCTGACGAAAGAAATGTTAAAGAGTGACACGTGAAATGAAATTACAGTGAAAAAAGGGTTGATTTGATTGCCGAACCATACCAAAAGAAGAGTTGGAACTTGTTCAACTAAAATTTCTAGGGTACGATGTACCATGCTGAATTTAACGGTTGGATGTGCGGTCAAGAATCCAAGGGAATTTAAAAGGATTCCTAATTTAATAGGTATTGGGAACCTTAGGAACAACTAAATTATTAACTAAACAAAACCTGCAAGTGAGACATACACTCAGATGACCATGTGATTTTGTATTGCAGGCATGACATGCACAGAACAAACAACAGAAAGAGAGCATACCTGAATGCAGGACCGATGTGGGTCATCATTGTTCCCTCATCCTTCAGAAAAAGTTTAGCTCGGTATATCCATGTGAATATGGAAGAAGCTCCTCAACTTCTATCCTGGAACTAGAATAACTCATGCTTTTCTTCAACCGGTTATGGCTTGATTCAACCTCAGCCCAAAATACGCCATAAACTGGTCTGTGATCTGAGAACCTAGATTCCCCACGTACATACGATAATTGCTGGAGACCTTCACCATACCACAATATTCGATCACACCTTCACAGATGAAAAGTCAATAAATTAGCAATTCAAAATTTTGGATAATTAATCCATTTTTATTCAATGTACACTTCATCTTCCATTTTATTCATCCATAATTCTCCGTACAGTAGGGAAGATGGTCTTACCAAGCAGGTGTTCGACGTTTCTCCTTTGGGTGCATATCATCCCCTGCATATCTGTCTGAATTTGTCGAATACTTGTAAGTTGGTGGAAAATAAATCTTCCCCTCATTCCAGCCCCTAAAAACACGACCTCGTTTCTGCTCTATCCGTAACTGTTGCAAGAACTAATGTCAATTGCCTAATGAAGTAGTAAGAATGGAAGCAAGGATTTTAAAACAGAGGAGAAACATAGATAAGTATATTGAAACATGCCTGGTCATTCTCTAACAAGGCCCTCCAGTTTTGCATCTCGACTAACGCTTTAGCAGAGCGGTAAGAGAGGGAAATTCGATAATTCAAATCCCCAAGCCAAATAACTCGACTAGATAAGAAGTCAAGAAAAAATATAATCAGAACAAGTGGCATATACCAGCTGCTGAACGCCTATAACAAAAGTATGCAATCAATGGTAGATAAGGTAAACAATTACTCATGCTCCAAGATTGTTTCTGGGGATTTCAGCGCGCCAGAGCCCTTAACTTTTGGAAATCTAGTCTTCCGAAGGATCTCCATGACATCAGAATTCCTTCTTAGTTCATCACCCTCCTTTTGTCCAGAGGTTAAATGAGTACAAACAAAGCAAAAGGTCGTATCGTGCAAAGACATGCTCACTGAAATGGATCCCTGAAAATCCAAACAGAAAAATGTCTTTGTTATTTACGATTGAAAAATGCATCGAAAAGAATCAAAACAACCATAACTAAGTGATTCAATACCTTATTTCCAAGATAACCCATTAAACCTCTTCCAACACACGATACTTTCATGTCTTTCACAGAATCCCTCAGCTCACTCCTGACCCATACTGTGAGAAATATGCCAACCATTTGCTTGCTTGCAACTAAGTTATACCTTGAATGCCCCGGCATTCTatatccatcattggatgcAGATCCGCCATAGGACATTGGTGAGAATAAAACAGTACTTGGTGAATCACCTGGTCCGTTATCATCATCAGACGATGCCCACCTAGAATAGTCACTCGGTCTTGAGTAGTCACTTGGCCTTGAGTAGTCACTCGGCCTTGAATAGTCACTCGGCCTATGACCGCATTTGAAATTGGGATCACAATCACTTGGCCTGTGACCATAATCACTTGGCCTCTGACCATAGTCGCTTTGCCTGTGACCATAATCACTTGGCCTCTGACCATAGTCGCTTTGCCTGTGACCATAGTCACTTTGCCTGTGAGCAAAGATCACTCGATCACAAACACTGAACCTTCGATCAAGTCGAGGTTGTGAGATAGAAGGGTCATTCTCCGTTCTCCAGCTGTGGGTTGCTTGAAATGATCGACGTTGGAAGAAAGACGAGTTCTTCTGCCTAGCTGATCCCTCAAAATCTGCATGTAGTTCTACAATTGGCTGTGGGATGGGAGATGGTGTATAGCACCCACCACCCCCACTGGTCCCGGGAAGATTGTTTAAGGTCTTCCGAATGAGAGCCAACCATTTCTTGGCAGGGCCATTGTCTTCTGCGCCCAGAACATTACCAGCATTTAGAGGAACTATCTCTTGAAACCTGAGAGAGAGAAGTATAGACGTATATATGAGCAACATGCCTATAATTAGAGTTTGTTCTGAGAGAAGATAAGATAAAAACAGCGAAATCATACCCAAGAACATAAATATCCGCAGGAGGTGAGGCGTGAAGCCAATCATCCAGTTTCAGATTACTCGGAGGAGATCTCCCGGCCACATTCCATGTAGCAACAAAAATGCTGCCCCAATTCAAAAGAGAAAAACTTGTAAACAACACATTAGAGATCCAAAATACTTTATAAGAACAACATTGTAaaagaagatatatatatatatatatatatagacacttTACCTATGGTTCTCTACATCTATGATTCGAGGATGATCGAGATTCATTTTTCGCCTACGAACTTGCTCTGTGTTCTTGCTAAACTTTTCTGTCTTGCTTTTCTTAATTGTGCATGGTTCCCTCTCTGAGAAACTAGTCCTGTATTCAACCTGATCACCTCCTGAAGAACAAAATTATTGGAAATGTATTCAATAATGCCAAAATTATTGGaagtattaaaatataaatcagaGAGAGGTCAATAATgccaaagaattaaaaaatttcatatatACAAGCCAAAACAGATGGGACAATTATGCAGTAACAGAATAGAAATACAAAACAGAACAGTGGCATTGCTGAGACAAAAACTCCAATTATCCAAAGCTATTGGTTAAATCGATTTTCTGTACTTAGATTAAGATTATGTCACCAGAAAACCccaataattatataataatagCAATACCAATCATATGAAAAACCATTGGAAAAGAAGGGTTTCTACCTCCATAGTTAACATCATCTGCCTGAAAGTCCTCATTTTTGCTCTTGATATTGAACCACTTTCTGACCATTTTCTTTGACCATGAGAGCTTCACCAAACAACAAACAAAGAATCAACAAACAATTCCCAGAaatcaaaacataaacaaattcATAAATAATCTAGGAAaataatggtttttttttcaacagaattagaaagtgaagaaaaaaaCCGTGCTTTTCTTGGAATTCTCAACTCTCATTGTTTCACTATTACTTCATTCAGCTTCTTGGTTTATTCTCTGCTTCCCCAAATATGATAAAAGTTTACTCCTTTAATCCTAAAACTCTAAAAACAATCCAGTAATCTGCAAATATTGGAGGAAAGAGAGGAAACTGCGAatggtttttcttatttttggcCAATAATAAATGGGATTTACTGTTTTGGTGTAGTTGCGCTATTAAACGCACTCAATGGTGATGTGTAGGCTCAAAGAAGGAAAACCCAGAAGAATATGAAGGCTCAAAGACtggtaagagagagagagagagagcgcggTTTAATGCGTGGGAGTGAGATGAGATTCTGAATTTAGAACAAGACAATGCGGCAGACATAGAGAGAGaggcagaaagaaaaagagagtccccttctctctctttgaaCCAAAGCGCCTCGTTCTTGGTAACAACAGCAAAGTATCGAACTTGAACAGTATAAAGTGCAAGACGAGAGACAGAGAGTGAGGAGTGTGGTGAGAGAGAGTTAATTTTATTGAGAAATATTTAACCCCAAAGCAATTAGCACAAGGGAGGCCCAACATAACGGGGCAACGGGCATGTTGTTTAGTTTTAAACTTGTGAGCAGAACGACCCGGTCAGCAGAAGAAAGGCTGCCCGCGGTCAGCAAAGTGAAGGGCATGTTTTGAGATCCAGACATGTACAGCAGGCActagagggagagggagagctGTCTCCTTCTGCACCATTTGGTCTACCCATCAAAGTAAAAGCAGTTTAAAGATGAAAAAAGAGAAAGGGAGTGTTAATATGTATCTGCTGGGTAGTTACAAGTACTAGTactatatttgttttttattttattttattttatttcttcttttgctggcagagaatttttttttttttgtcaatcgaAGGATTTTATTAGATTAGTCACTAATGAGGTTCGAACTCATATCATCATGTAAGAACTCAACATATTTtcaccactgtggtaaagggCCACTCGCGCTCGCAAAGAATGTTTGGGGTTGAACAATTTTTgctttttaacaaacgatattatctatactaaagggAAGAGAATTGAGTTTAACCTCACAATAGGTTagtaataatataattcaacctttggcgagaatcgaacctaaaacctcttacttacaagtatgCTACTACACTGTAGTATTAAGTGCTCTTGAAGAAATATTGTATTGACAAAAAATGATATTGGTAGTTCCTACATGGTTTTTTGTTTGGAGGCATTCAACTTTAGCAAATGCATAAAATCTCCACAACAACTTCATTTCTTGTCCTCTTTAGGTTTTTATTTCTAAAGTTCGAATCTTTAATTTTTGGAGCAATATGCATTTCTCATATGTGTGATTCTCTATGTTACTAtatagggtaaagtacaaaaaattacctcaactattggtgtcacgacactttcataccccattttttaaaattgacaatgtcataccttatctttaGAATTTGATtcaatgttataccttccgttaCTTGACCGTTTACTTttcagttaaatgctgacgtggcttgattcGGAGcccattttctataaaaaaaaattaataaaatattattaaaaactaaaaaaaaaaaaattcatattctttaaaataataaagaaaagtaaaaaaaatcccTCTATTCGTCCcttcccccctctctctctccccatcttcatcttcttccctgcttaatcttcaaccaaaaaaaacatatttgaaaACCTATCAACCCCCCAACCACCGcccccgaagaagaagaagaggaaaaaaaatgcaACCCAACCTAGTtcgcgcccccccccccccccaacccccTACAACCCggaaagaaggaggaagaagaagaaaaaaaaaaaaaaaaaaaaaaaaaaccccaacagCGATAGCGTCCTCTCCCGGCCAGAGCTCTGCAAAGCCTTCGAGTCCCTCAGGCTCATTGAGGCCCACTTCGGCATCGATGTGGCCACCCCGCCATAGCAGTTGACGCAGTTGTACGACTCCATATTCGACAAGTTCGACAGCGACCAGAGTGGGACGATGGATCTGGAAGAGTTCAGGGAGGAGATGAAGAAGATTATGTTGGCCATCGCCGACGGGCTGGGCTCCTCCCCCATCCAGATGGTTCTGGAGGACGATGaccataaagaaaaagaaaaaaaaaaaatccaaagcgAACCCAGTTCGTCCCCCCCCCCAAACCTAACCCCCTGCCAACCCCAAATCCACCACTCTCATCCATTCTCCACATCCTCTTCcgcacccatcctccaccttcTCTGCACACCCATCTTCCTGCCGACGGGatctgggtttttatttttttgtttttgggttgtaGGAGGGGGAAGAGGGAGTTGGGGGGGGGGACAAACTGAGGGTGGGTGTAGGGGAAGAcaaattggaatttttttttttttttttttttgttgggggtTGCAGGtggggggaagaagatgaagatggggtgaagagagagaggaaggggaGGGGGAGGGACGAACTGAGggttgttttccttttttaatttttattacttttctttattattttaatatttaaaaatattaaataattttttttttagtttttaatcattttttaatagaaagtgggctccaaatcaagccacgtcagcatttaactaaAAAGTAAACGGCCAAGtaacggaaggtataacattggaccaaattctaaagatgaggtatgacattgtcaattttaaaagatgagatatgaaagtatcgtgacaccaatagttgtggtggttttttgtactttacccttaTATGGAATGATTGTGGATGTTGGTTTGGGAGAATGTTGATGAACAATTTTGGGGGTTTCCTAGCTTAAACTAGGTTCTGTGTCCTTGGAAACATATACAGGTGTCCCAAATTTAAGGTGTTGGGGGTGCCCTTTTTTGTGTGCCACAATGGATGTTGGgtttccctttttaattttttggaagAAGTTGGTGAGTTTCTCTAAGCAATATTTTTTACTTTGGTTTTTTCATTTGCGTGGGGAGCTTTCCACATGAAATGTGCTTCCTAATTCTTATTAGATTTATAAATGTTGAAGACTCCACTGTATAGTCAAGAATATTAAATTTTCGTTTCGAGGGAAAACAAACTTGgacttatatttcttttaaACAAGaaataagttacaaataaaaTCCACGACGAGTCTTTACACCAAACATATCAACATGTAATTGAAAAATGATCTCTGTATGAAAATTAGCAAACGAGAGACATTATAACATAGGACCCATGTTGATTTAAGATATAattcttaaaatttaaactaattTAGAGACTCTCAACACCCTCCCTTTAGAAACCCGAGCCTCCGCCACCGGCCTCTACCTAAGGCTGGGGGCCAGTGGGCAACCTGTCCCTCATCTCTTTCTTCTCCTAgccttcctctctttctctcctagCCATCATGATTCAGCCCTGCACCTTCCTTCCATCCCATGTTCTCCCTCCCGCCCAACCTTCAGATCCATACCTTGCCCTCTTGTGTCTCTTTGTTTTGGGTCCGAATCGATGTTAGTGTTTGGTTTTTGGGTTGTTGGCAGTAGGTGCCACCTCTACCTTTCCCTTTTGGTGCCGGGAGATCCGTTTCAATTTTGCCAGTGATTTTTCTGAGGTTCATCCTCACACAGCTTGGGTCGACCTAGTTGGAGGCCCGCTGCCTGTGGTTTCCAGATCTGGTTGTGGTCCCCTTTGGCTAGTGCGGCTTGGTTTTGGTGTGTGGGTGTGTCGAATTGTGGTTCCCTTCTTGGTTTCTTTCCCTTTGTTTCGCTTCGGGtgagtttttgtaattttagtttaatttagttttcattgtttagtCTTGGTATTCCTAGGAAAATTGCTCTCTAGGGTTCCTAGGTCTCCTTAGGTTCTCTAGGAGAGCGTCTGTCTGAAGATTGTATACGGCGTTTGGCGTCGAGTTACCTCCAATTTGTTGGTGACATTTTCAACTGGTGGTTCAGGTTGGTTTTGCAGCATGTGGAAAGGACTATGGAAGCCATGGTTGCTCACAGCACAGCAATGGTTATACACTACATGTTTGGTGGGTGGAAGATTCCCCTGATTTGCTTAGGGATTTCTTGTAATTTGTTTCTGTATTGACATTTGGGGATAGTTCATTTCGTCGTGTGGGACACTCTTTTTCCTTAGACTGGGTTCTCCGACAAGGTTTTATCGAGGCCCAATATGCACACTATTCTCAGTT is a window from the Malus domestica chromosome 16, GDT2T_hap1 genome containing:
- the LOC103423500 gene encoding type IV inositol polyphosphate 5-phosphatase 7-like produces the protein MRVENSKKSTLSWSKKMVRKWFNIKSKNEDFQADDVNYGGGDQVEYRTSFSEREPCTIKKSKTEKFSKNTEQVRRRKMNLDHPRIIDVENHSIFVATWNVAGRSPPSNLKLDDWLHASPPADIYVLGFQEIVPLNAGNVLGAEDNGPAKKWLALIRKTLNNLPGTSGGGGCYTPSPIPQPIVELHADFEGSARQKNSSFFQRRSFQATHSWRTENDPSISQPRLDRRFSVCDRVIFAHRQSDYGHRQSDYGQRPSDYGHRQSDYGQRPSDYGHRPSDCDPNFKCGHRPSDYSRPSDYSRPSDYSRPSDYSRWASSDDDNGPGDSPSTVLFSPMSYGGSASNDGYRMPGHSRYNLVASKQMVGIFLTVWVRSELRDSVKDMKVSCVGRGLMGYLGNKGSISVSMSLHDTTFCFVCTHLTSGQKEGDELRRNSDVMEILRKTRFPKVKGSGALKSPETILEHDRVIWLGDLNYRISLSYRSAKALVEMQNWRALLENDQLRIEQKRGRVFRGWNEGKIYFPPTYKYSTNSDRYAGDDMHPKEKRRTPAWCDRILWYGEGLQQLSYVRGESRFSDHRPVYGVFWAEVESSHNRLKKSMSYSSSRIEVEELLPYSHGYTELNFF